The window AACATCTATCACGATGTTTTCTCCCGATAACTGTTAAATTAATAAGTTATGTTTAATCGAGTCATCTCTTAGATTTAATGACAATCAATATCAAACATCCTAatagatgtttgaaacatctgTGTTAGATGTTTGAAACATCCTTAGGATGTTTGACACATCTAACGcagatgtttcaaacatctatCAGGATGTTTGAAGAAATTAGACGGTGGTTGAAGGTGAAAAAAAATACAAGGacataataacatcaacatcAAACTACCATTAAATATCAACCTACTTaatacttcaaatagttgatcGTCAACCTAATGATCTTGTGATTAATTAAACATGGAATAATTAAATACTCAAAGGATCGATCGTCGGTCTATTGATCTTGTGGATAATTATATGTCAACCTATTGAATACTTCAAATAATTTATCATCAACCTATTGACTTTATGAATAATTAAACATAGAATAATTGAATACTTCAAATAATTGACCGTGAACCTATTGACCTTGCGAACATCAACCTATTTAATACTTCGAATAACTGATCATCCACTTATTGATATTGTGGATAACTAAACATAGAATAATTGAATACATCAAATAGTTGACCGTGAACCTATTGACCTTGCGAACATCAACCTATTTAATACTTCGAATAATTGATCATCCACTTATTGATCTTTTGGATAATTATACATCGACCTATTAAATTGATTAGTAAATAGGTTTGATAATTGATAATCAACCTATTGACATTATGAAAAAGTAAATATCAACCTATTGAATACTTCAAATGATTGATATTCAACCTATTGATCTCTTAGATTTAATGACAATCGATATCAAACATCTTAATAGATGTTTGAAACATTTGCGTTAGATATTTGAAACATCCTTAGGATGTTTGAAACATCTAACAcagatgtttcaaacatctatCAGGATGTTTGAAGAAATTAGACGGTAGTTGAAggtgaaaaaaaaatacaaggaaataataACATCAACATCAAACTACCATTAAATATCAACCTACTTATTACTTCAAATAGTTAATCGTCAACCTAATGATCTTGTGATTAATTAAACATGGAATAATTAAATACTCAAAGGATCGATCGTCGGTCTATTGATCTTGTGGATAATTATGTGTCAACCTATTGAATACTTCAAATAATTTATCATCAACCTATTAACTTTATGAATAATTAAACATAGAATAATTGAATACTTCAAATAATTGACCGTGAACCTATTGACCTTGCGAACATCAACCTATTTAATACTTCGAATAACTGATCGTCCACTTATTGATATTGTGGATAATTAAACATAGAATAATTGAATACATCAACTAGTTGACTGTGAACCTATTGACCTTGCGAACATCAACCTATTTAATACTTCGAATAATTGATCATCCACTTATTGATCTTTTGGATAATTATACATCGACCTATTAAATTGATTAGTAAATAGGTTTGATAATTGATAATCAACCTATTAACATTATGAAAAAGTAAATATCAACCTATTGAATACTTCAAATGATTGATCGTCAACCTATTGATCTCGTAGATTTAACGACAATCGATATCAAACATCCTAATAGATGTTTGAAGAAATTAGACGGTAGTAACATCAACATCAAACTACCATTAAATATCAACCTACTTaatacttcaaatagttgatcGTCAACCTAATGATCTTATGATTAATTAAACGTTAATTATACAGATCTAGATATCATTTAGTTCTCCAATAAAATCAACATCAAATTATcaaaacaagtacaacaacaatgtTATTAAGCCACAACGGAGTTGCTTGTTCCTTCAGTTCTCTTCTTGTAAGTAGTTCTTTTGTGGCCAGTCCTTTTGCATATGGAGCATCTATTTTGCTTCTTTTTTACTTCCCCGCTTGCTGGAATCTGCTTTGTCTTCCTTCTTCCCAGTTGAATTTCACATTAAGGTGGAGGTATTTTTCTCTCAACAAGCTCCGGAGGAACATCCCAACATTCTTCAGAAGGCACTGGATTAATTTCTATGACATATGCATTCACGTATGTGTCTATATAATAAAAGTCAGAAGTATAGTCATAAATGCTTGTTCCGTATTGATCACCAAACTCAACTCTAAGGGTTGCCATAGCATGTGGGCAATGTATTTTGTCTAGGTCGAACTCTCTGGAAGAACATGTTCTGTTGTGTAGATCAACCTTTGCAACCGCACCATGACCGGTGATGCTGAACACTTGTTGCCTTATTGGATGGACCAATAGCTTGTTGCCAAATGTTGCATTTTTATTAATCTTCTTTTCAACTGAAGGGACACAAATGGTTGGAGTGTCGAGGAACTGCATACGCCTCTCATGGAATTTTTGAGCAAACCTCCTATTAATAGCATCGAATAGGGCAGTGATGGGGAATTCTCTTTCGAGTAGAAACATTGAGTTAACAGACTCATCAATATTTGTGGTCAATACTTCATACCTGAAATAAGGACATATAAGACTTTTTGAGAATTTGGAATATAAGCAATAAGGGTCAAACATCTTGCAGAAATGGGAATGCAGTAACATGTTTCATGTCAAGTATGAAACATCTTAagagatgtttgaaacatcttaaAAGATGTGTGAAACACCTTCTTAGATGTTTAAAACATCTCGTAAGATGTTTGAACTGGAAAGTCCAGTAACCTGTTTCATAAGAGATGTGTCAAACATCTTAAGAGATGTTTCAAAGATGTTTTACCAGGGGAGTTCACATTAACGTACCTGTTACTAGGGAAGTGCGCTCTGCTCCATTTGTGAAACCCAACATCCTCCTCAAGATATTTGGCAAATCTTACATCGTTATCTTTGATTTGTTGAAAATGATCATTGAACTCATCAATCCTATATGCTTTAGCTGCGGAATAATAATGGTGAAGCAAATCTCCGCAATGAAATTTTTTGCGAAGATTTTCAGCAAGGTG is drawn from Nicotiana tabacum cultivar K326 chromosome 22, ASM71507v2, whole genome shotgun sequence and contains these coding sequences:
- the LOC107788092 gene encoding uncharacterized protein LOC107788092 yields the protein METVRLDLGCNVSYWKCMKGGHIVKAMGFLFMRKVIAIDGTFLMGKYRGVLLSAVAQDSENHIFPVTFCVVDKECDAAYEYFFEQLSSIHPDSVELCIISDRHISIANGISKFYPQAHHGFCMRHLAENLRKKFHCGDLLHHYYSAAKAYRIDEFNDHFQQIKDNDVRFAKYLEEDVGFHKWSRAHFPSNRYEVLTTNIDESVNSMFLLEREFPITALFDAINRRFAQKFHERRMQFLDTPTICVPSVEKKINKNATFGNKLLVHPIRQQVFSITGHGAVAKVDLHNRTCSSREFDLDKIHCPHAMATLRVEFGDQYGTSIYDYTSDFYYIDTYVNAYVIEINPVPSEECWDVPPELVERKIPPP